One window of the Chryseotalea sp. WA131a genome contains the following:
- a CDS encoding helix-turn-helix transcriptional regulator, whose protein sequence is MKTFLKNLGTQIRILRAAKGLTQSNVASEIKITASAFAKIERGESDISISRIEAIANVFDLSASELINQADLIYKTNANSLAKNYSELEHIKNEINRLNKMVESLTERVRKIER, encoded by the coding sequence ATGAAGACATTTTTGAAGAATTTAGGCACACAAATAAGGATTTTGAGAGCTGCGAAGGGACTGACGCAGTCGAATGTTGCAAGCGAAATAAAAATCACCGCTTCGGCATTTGCCAAAATTGAGCGTGGAGAGAGCGACATTAGTATTTCTCGAATTGAGGCAATTGCCAATGTCTTCGATTTGAGCGCATCAGAATTAATAAATCAAGCTGATTTAATTTACAAAACCAACGCTAATAGTTTAGCTAAAAACTACAGTGAACTGGAACATATCAAAAATGAAATTAACAGGCTGAACAAAATGGTAGAATCTTTGACTGAGCGGGTGAGGAAGATTGAACGTTAA